One genomic window of Thermodesulfobacteriota bacterium includes the following:
- the rlmN gene encoding 23S rRNA (adenine(2503)-C(2))-methyltransferase RlmN, with translation MTEKIDLKNLSPSDLEGLVATYGKERYRATQILKWLYHHGIRSLEGMTNLSKTLRHALGQRSFISSLHPLHVEESRDGTKKFLFQLEDGHRIESVLIPDQRRLTLCISTQVGCAMGCRFCLTGRMGFKRNLTTAEMVNQILAVKETLPEKTALTNIVLMGMGEPLANYENTLKAIRLMTHPEAFNYSSRRVTLSTVGLIPELERLSHEEVRFRLALSLNATDEETRSRLMPINRRHPLSKVLELCRRFPLPPRARITFEYVLIRGENDSIQDAKRLVKLLKGIPSKVNLIPLNEAPGIPFKRPSEETLEGFQKVLLESGLTAIVRKSKGSDISAACGQLQGKFPRKSEAPHRSEEEEKRGCDSVATP, from the coding sequence ATGACCGAAAAGATCGATCTCAAGAACCTCAGCCCCTCGGACTTGGAGGGGCTGGTCGCCACCTATGGGAAGGAGCGCTATCGAGCCACGCAGATCCTTAAGTGGCTCTATCACCACGGGATCCGCTCCCTCGAGGGGATGACCAATCTTTCGAAAACCCTTCGCCATGCCCTGGGCCAAAGAAGTTTCATCTCCTCTCTTCACCCTCTCCACGTGGAAGAGAGCCGGGACGGAACGAAGAAATTCCTCTTCCAACTTGAGGATGGCCATCGAATCGAGAGCGTCCTGATCCCTGACCAGAGACGTCTGACCCTCTGCATCTCCACCCAGGTGGGCTGTGCGATGGGTTGCCGATTCTGCCTCACGGGCCGGATGGGATTCAAGAGAAACCTCACCACGGCCGAGATGGTCAACCAGATTCTCGCGGTAAAAGAGACCTTGCCGGAGAAGACCGCCCTCACCAATATCGTCCTCATGGGGATGGGGGAACCTCTGGCCAATTATGAAAATACCCTGAAGGCGATACGGCTGATGACCCATCCCGAGGCCTTCAACTACTCTTCGAGGAGGGTGACGCTTTCCACGGTGGGGTTGATTCCTGAGCTGGAGCGACTCTCCCACGAAGAGGTCCGCTTTCGGCTCGCCCTCTCCCTCAACGCCACGGACGAAGAAACCCGAAGTCGTTTGATGCCCATAAACCGAAGGCATCCCCTGAGCAAGGTCCTCGAGCTCTGTCGGAGATTTCCCCTTCCTCCAAGGGCCCGCATCACCTTCGAATACGTCCTGATTCGAGGGGAGAACGACTCGATCCAAGATGCGAAACGATTGGTTAAGCTCTTGAAAGGGATTCCCTCCAAGGTCAACCTCATCCCCCTCAATGAGGCGCCGGGGATTCCCTTCAAAAGACCCTCGGAAGAGACCCTCGAAGGGTTTCAAAAGGTTCTTTTGGAATCTGGCCTGACCGCCATCGTCCGCAAGAGCAAGGGCTCGGACATCTCCGCTGCCTGTGGCCAACTCCAAGGGAAGTTCCCGAGAAAGTCGGAGGCTCCCCACAGGTCAGAAGAGGAAGAAAAAAGGGGTTGCGACTCCGTCGCAACCCCTTGA
- the ispE gene encoding 4-(cytidine 5'-diphospho)-2-C-methyl-D-erythritol kinase, with protein METFEGDRPEGLQDPKYEKVERTLFVLAPAKVNLRLEVLRKRPDGYHEIRTIFQKISLFDSLRFSLRPGRGIRITTDHPTLPTGERNLVYRAVKAFLKETRHSLSVEIHIKKGIPIGAGLGGGSSDAAAGLDALNRLLKTPISRKRLMEMGREIGADVPFFLFNGSAIGRGVGDRLRKIELPRYFYVLIYPNFEVSTRWAYENFILTKRRNHFNLQWLLRSKKRIPKLLRNDLEGVVSQRYPEISLMKEMLLAEGAKGALMSGSGPTVFGLFNEEGEAQEAFEGLSRRVRARGWRIFMARGLP; from the coding sequence ATGGAAACTTTTGAAGGAGATCGGCCGGAAGGACTCCAGGATCCCAAATACGAAAAGGTGGAAAGGACCCTCTTCGTTTTGGCGCCCGCCAAGGTCAATCTAAGGCTCGAGGTTTTGAGGAAGAGGCCAGATGGATACCATGAGATCAGGACCATCTTTCAGAAGATCAGCCTCTTCGATTCCCTTCGGTTCTCCCTCAGGCCAGGCAGGGGGATCCGGATCACGACCGACCATCCCACCCTCCCAACGGGAGAACGAAACTTGGTTTACCGTGCGGTGAAGGCCTTTCTGAAAGAGACCCGTCACAGCCTGAGCGTCGAGATTCATATAAAAAAGGGGATTCCCATCGGGGCAGGGCTCGGAGGGGGAAGCAGCGATGCGGCAGCCGGACTGGATGCGTTAAATAGACTCTTGAAGACCCCGATATCCCGGAAGAGATTGATGGAGATGGGGAGGGAGATAGGAGCCGATGTCCCTTTCTTCTTATTTAACGGATCGGCGATCGGCAGGGGAGTCGGCGATAGATTGAGAAAAATTGAACTACCTCGTTATTTCTATGTCCTCATCTATCCCAATTTCGAGGTCTCGACAAGGTGGGCCTACGAAAATTTCATATTGACAAAAAGAAGAAATCATTTTAATCTTCAGTGGTTATTAAGGTCGAAAAAGAGGATCCCAAAGCTCCTTCGGAACGACTTAGAAGGGGTCGTCTCTCAGAGATATCCCGAGATCAGCCTCATGAAAGAGATGCTTCTGGCCGAGGGGGCGAAGGGTGCGCTGATGAGCGGCAGCGGGCCGACCGTCTTCGGCCTGTTTAATGAGGAGGGGGAGGCCCAAGAGGCCTTCGAAGGATTGAGTAGACGGGTCAGGGCCAGAGGATGGAGGATATTCATGGCCCGTGGTCTCCCTTAG
- a CDS encoding NifU family protein — translation MRESVEKALEKIRPALQADGGDIELIDVVDGVVKVRLTGACGGCPMSQMTLKMGVERALKQQVPEVKSVETA, via the coding sequence ATGAGAGAAAGCGTGGAGAAGGCGTTGGAAAAGATCCGGCCGGCCCTGCAGGCGGATGGGGGAGATATTGAATTGATCGATGTGGTCGACGGGGTGGTCAAGGTGAGATTAACGGGCGCCTGCGGAGGATGCCCGATGTCCCAGATGACCTTGAAGATGGGAGTCGAAAGGGCGCTGAAGCAACAGGTCCCTGAGGTCAAAAGCGTCGAAACCGCATAA
- a CDS encoding sodium-translocating pyrophosphatase, whose protein sequence is MGWIGVASLTGIVALLFVLLTARRVMRQDPGNERMVAISEAVHEGAMAFLKREYKAISLFALIVAVLLAIGLKGQGWHFSLLTAISYLLGAACSLVAGYVGLSIATRANTRTAQGATKGYNYALSIAFPGGAVMGLTVVGLGLLVFSLLFLLLGQLASGGLVERMTEAANIIAGFSMGASSVALFARVGGGIYTKAADVGADLVGKVEAGIPEDDPRNPAVIADNVGDNVGDVAGMGADLYESYIGSLLSGVIIAVSTLETPELKIKGVILSFLLYAIGVIASILGVYFVRTDEKSDPRKALNNGTLASSVLYSIGALVLVWVMFDGDLSYFLATFSGIVSGMVIGYTAYYYTSGRSVQGLAKASVTGSATTIIHGFALSCRSTVVPLVIIGLAIIISFKLGGFFGIALAAIGMLAITGMVVSVDAYGPIADNSGGIAEMAHMGKEIRKITDSLDAAGNTTAAIGKGFAIGSAALTALALFLSYTQVMGLSAIDIMSATGGYKIVAGVFIGAIIPYYFAGATMMAVGRAAFRVVEEVRRQFREIKGLMEGTARAEYARCVDITTAGALKEMVAPGISAVVIPIVLGSLLGPEALAGMLLGSLATGVPLALQMANAGGAWDNAKKWIEEGNLGGKGSDTHKAAVVGDTVGDPFKDTSGPSLNILLKLMTVVSLVFGPMILAIHHWIVSLF, encoded by the coding sequence ATGGGCTGGATTGGAGTCGCTTCACTCACGGGGATTGTCGCTTTGCTCTTTGTTCTCTTGACCGCCCGGAGGGTCATGAGGCAGGACCCTGGGAACGAAAGGATGGTGGCCATTTCCGAGGCGGTCCACGAGGGGGCCATGGCCTTCCTGAAAAGGGAGTATAAGGCGATCAGCCTCTTCGCCCTGATCGTCGCCGTCCTCCTGGCCATCGGTTTGAAAGGTCAGGGATGGCATTTCTCGCTCCTGACGGCGATCTCCTATCTCCTCGGAGCGGCCTGCTCCCTGGTCGCAGGCTACGTTGGGTTGAGCATCGCCACCCGGGCCAATACCCGGACCGCGCAGGGCGCCACGAAAGGATATAATTACGCCCTCTCGATCGCCTTTCCTGGCGGAGCCGTGATGGGGCTCACCGTCGTGGGGTTGGGCCTCCTGGTCTTCTCTCTCCTTTTCCTCCTTCTCGGCCAACTGGCTTCGGGAGGGCTGGTGGAGAGGATGACCGAGGCGGCCAATATCATCGCCGGCTTCAGCATGGGTGCCAGTTCCGTGGCCCTCTTTGCAAGGGTAGGGGGCGGCATCTATACGAAGGCAGCCGATGTCGGTGCGGACCTGGTCGGAAAGGTCGAAGCCGGGATCCCCGAGGATGACCCCCGAAACCCTGCTGTGATCGCTGACAACGTCGGCGACAATGTGGGCGATGTGGCCGGGATGGGCGCAGATCTGTATGAGTCTTATATCGGCTCCCTTCTTTCCGGGGTGATCATCGCTGTCTCCACCCTCGAAACCCCCGAACTCAAGATCAAGGGGGTGATCCTCTCCTTCCTTCTCTACGCCATCGGGGTCATCGCCTCCATCCTCGGGGTCTACTTCGTCCGAACCGATGAGAAGTCCGACCCGAGAAAGGCCCTCAACAACGGGACCCTGGCCAGTTCGGTCCTCTATTCGATCGGGGCCCTTGTCCTGGTCTGGGTGATGTTCGATGGGGACCTCTCCTACTTCCTGGCCACCTTTTCAGGCATCGTCTCCGGGATGGTGATCGGCTACACCGCCTATTACTATACCTCAGGGAGGTCGGTCCAGGGCCTGGCCAAGGCGAGCGTCACGGGATCGGCCACGACGATCATCCACGGGTTTGCCCTGAGCTGCCGGAGCACGGTCGTCCCTCTCGTGATCATCGGGTTGGCCATCATCATCTCCTTCAAGCTCGGTGGCTTCTTCGGAATCGCCCTGGCCGCCATCGGGATGTTGGCCATCACCGGCATGGTCGTTTCCGTGGACGCCTATGGACCCATCGCCGACAACTCCGGTGGCATCGCGGAGATGGCCCATATGGGGAAGGAGATCCGGAAGATCACCGATTCCCTCGATGCGGCGGGCAATACGACGGCGGCCATCGGGAAGGGCTTCGCCATCGGTTCCGCTGCGTTGACCGCCTTGGCCCTCTTTCTCTCCTACACGCAGGTGATGGGGCTTTCGGCCATCGACATCATGAGCGCGACAGGAGGCTATAAGATTGTGGCAGGCGTCTTCATCGGGGCCATCATCCCGTATTACTTCGCGGGGGCGACGATGATGGCCGTGGGAAGGGCCGCCTTCCGGGTGGTGGAGGAGGTCCGAAGACAGTTCAGGGAGATCAAGGGGTTGATGGAGGGCACGGCCCGGGCCGAATACGCCCGATGCGTGGATATTACGACCGCAGGGGCCCTCAAAGAGATGGTGGCCCCTGGGATATCGGCCGTCGTCATTCCGATCGTGCTGGGAAGCCTTCTGGGCCCGGAGGCCTTGGCCGGGATGTTGTTAGGGTCACTGGCGACCGGAGTCCCCCTCGCCCTTCAGATGGCCAACGCAGGCGGGGCCTGGGATAATGCGAAGAAGTGGATCGAAGAAGGAAACCTCGGCGGCAAAGGTTCGGACACCCATAAGGCCGCGGTGGTGGGGGATACGGTGGGCGATCCCTTCAAGGACACCTCCGGACCTTCGCTGAACATCCTCCTGAAGCTCATGACCGTGGTGTCGCTGGTCTTCGGCCCGATGATCCTCGCCATCCACCACTGGATCGTCTCCCTCTTCTGA
- the trxB gene encoding thioredoxin-disulfide reductase, with amino-acid sequence MSQELKGHYDVIIIGGGPAGLTAGLYTSRARLQTLLIETGLFGGQMTTTELIENYPGFPEGVSGEELSRLMEEQAKRFGLETLTDEVVEVHLEGDLRKVKTYGGEFRCRALIICTGTEYRKLGVPGEEEFKGRGLSYCATCDGAFFKDSRVAVVGGGDSALTEALFLTKFVNELLLIHRRDALRATKIYQERAMSHPKIRFVWNSVVEEIKGDQVVRSVRVRDVKTGESKEIPIDGIFLFIGLVPRTTFLKGLVEMDEAGYILTDENCQTSVEGVFAAGDCRRKLLRQIATAVGDGATAAFAAEKYLEEAR; translated from the coding sequence ATGAGCCAAGAGCTAAAAGGCCACTATGACGTGATCATTATCGGAGGGGGGCCAGCGGGATTGACGGCCGGTCTCTATACCTCGAGGGCGAGACTTCAGACGCTTTTGATCGAAACGGGTCTGTTCGGCGGACAGATGACGACCACGGAGTTGATCGAGAATTATCCGGGCTTCCCGGAGGGCGTCTCCGGAGAGGAGCTGAGCCGGTTGATGGAGGAGCAGGCCAAACGATTCGGGCTGGAGACGCTCACCGACGAGGTCGTCGAGGTCCACCTCGAGGGGGACCTGAGAAAGGTAAAGACCTATGGCGGCGAATTTCGTTGCAGGGCCCTCATCATCTGCACGGGTACGGAATATCGCAAGCTGGGTGTCCCTGGCGAAGAGGAATTCAAAGGCCGGGGCCTTTCCTATTGCGCCACCTGCGACGGGGCCTTCTTCAAGGATAGCCGGGTGGCGGTCGTCGGGGGAGGGGATTCGGCATTGACGGAAGCCCTATTCCTGACGAAATTCGTCAACGAACTCCTCCTCATCCATCGGCGGGATGCTCTCAGGGCCACCAAGATTTACCAAGAACGGGCGATGAGCCATCCGAAGATCAGGTTCGTCTGGAATTCGGTCGTCGAAGAAATCAAGGGGGACCAGGTCGTTCGTTCGGTGAGGGTCAGGGATGTGAAGACCGGAGAATCCAAAGAGATCCCGATCGATGGCATCTTTCTTTTTATCGGGCTTGTGCCGAGGACCACCTTTTTAAAGGGGTTGGTCGAAATGGATGAGGCTGGATATATACTGACGGACGAAAACTGCCAGACCTCGGTCGAAGGGGTCTTCGCCGCAGGCGATTGCCGGCGAAAACTCCTCCGCCAAATCGCCACAGCGGTAGGCGACGGGGCCACAGCAGCCTTCGCCGCGGAGAAGTATCTCGAAGAGGCCCGATGA
- a CDS encoding ribose-phosphate pyrophosphokinase — protein sequence MTWLRIFTGNSNPPLVEEITQALGTKMGRSQVKNFSDGEIHVEIEESVRGMDVFVIQSICHPVNNNLMELLILIDALKRASAERITAVMPYYGYARQDRKVSPRAPISAKLIADLITTAGASRILTIDLHAGQIQGFFNIPVDHLFAAPVLLEYLKRMKNDLVIVSPDAGGVERARAYAKRLESALAIIDKRREGPNISQVMNIIGDVQGMTAILVDDMVDTGGTLVRAAYALMEKGAKKVYACCTHPVLSGRAVELINESPISELIVTNTIPLREEAKACQKIKVLSVSGLLADAIRRIYEDESVSSLFV from the coding sequence CTGACCTGGTTGAGGATTTTCACTGGAAACTCAAACCCTCCCTTGGTGGAGGAGATCACCCAGGCCCTTGGGACGAAGATGGGGAGGTCCCAGGTCAAGAACTTCAGCGATGGCGAGATCCACGTGGAGATCGAGGAGAGCGTCCGGGGGATGGACGTCTTCGTCATCCAGTCGATCTGCCACCCGGTGAATAACAATCTGATGGAACTCCTCATCTTGATCGACGCCCTGAAGAGGGCCTCTGCCGAGAGAATCACGGCGGTCATGCCCTACTATGGTTATGCCCGTCAGGACCGAAAGGTCTCCCCCCGAGCCCCCATCTCGGCCAAGCTCATCGCGGACCTCATCACCACCGCGGGAGCCTCTCGCATCCTGACGATCGATCTCCACGCCGGTCAGATCCAGGGCTTTTTCAATATCCCGGTGGACCATCTCTTTGCGGCCCCAGTCCTCTTGGAATATTTGAAAAGGATGAAGAACGATCTGGTGATCGTCTCTCCGGATGCCGGGGGCGTCGAACGGGCCCGAGCCTATGCGAAGCGGTTAGAATCCGCCCTGGCCATCATCGATAAGAGGAGAGAGGGGCCCAATATTTCCCAGGTGATGAATATCATCGGCGATGTCCAGGGGATGACGGCCATCCTCGTGGATGACATGGTGGACACGGGCGGGACCCTGGTCCGGGCCGCTTATGCCCTGATGGAGAAAGGAGCCAAAAAGGTCTATGCCTGCTGTACCCACCCCGTCCTTTCAGGAAGGGCGGTGGAGCTGATCAACGAATCCCCAATTTCGGAGTTGATCGTGACGAATACGATTCCATTGAGGGAGGAGGCCAAGGCCTGTCAGAAGATCAAGGTCCTATCGGTTTCGGGCCTCCTGGCGGATGCCATCCGGAGGATCTACGAAGACGAATCGGTCAGCTCCCTCTTTGTATAA
- the ndk gene encoding nucleoside-diphosphate kinase: MERTLSIVKPDGVTKNLIGEVIKRFENNGLKVIGLKMIHLDKKEAEGFYAVHRGKPFYESLTRFMSSGPSVVMVLEGEEAISKVRALMGATDPSKAEEGTLRRQYASNIEQNIVHGSDSPQTASFEIGYFFNALEIFPSR; the protein is encoded by the coding sequence ATGGAACGGACCCTATCGATTGTGAAGCCCGACGGAGTGACCAAAAATCTCATCGGGGAGGTGATCAAGCGCTTCGAAAACAACGGTCTCAAGGTGATCGGCCTGAAGATGATCCACCTGGACAAGAAAGAAGCCGAGGGTTTCTACGCCGTCCATCGGGGCAAACCCTTTTATGAAAGCCTCACCCGGTTCATGTCGTCGGGGCCATCGGTCGTGATGGTCCTCGAGGGAGAGGAGGCGATCTCGAAAGTGAGGGCGTTGATGGGAGCGACCGATCCCTCCAAAGCCGAAGAGGGGACCCTCAGGCGACAGTATGCTTCGAACATCGAACAGAATATCGTTCACGGCTCCGACAGCCCTCAGACCGCTTCCTTTGAGATCGGATATTTCTTTAACGCCCTGGAGATTTTCCCCTCGCGATGA
- the pth gene encoding aminoacyl-tRNA hydrolase → MKLIVGLGNPGVQYEGSRHNIGFFIVDRLAALAHIPITTKRFQALIGKGKIDSQEILLLKPMTFMNRSGEAVKRAILFFHLEPKDLTVVHDDLDLPFGRLRFKRQGGDGGHLGVRSIVETIGTERFLRLKVGIGRPPPHLDPADYVLGQFDEAERGSLEKVIDLAAEALKVMVLEGLQTAMNRYHKIRTEEG, encoded by the coding sequence GTGAAGCTGATTGTGGGATTGGGGAACCCGGGTGTTCAATATGAAGGAAGTCGACACAACATCGGATTCTTCATCGTCGACCGACTCGCCGCATTAGCCCATATTCCCATCACCACAAAGCGATTCCAAGCCCTCATCGGAAAGGGGAAGATCGACTCTCAGGAGATCCTCCTTCTCAAGCCTATGACCTTTATGAACCGCAGCGGGGAAGCGGTCAAACGGGCCATCCTCTTTTTTCACTTGGAACCCAAAGATTTGACGGTCGTCCATGACGATCTGGACCTCCCTTTCGGGAGGCTCCGATTTAAGAGGCAGGGCGGCGATGGAGGCCATCTCGGCGTTCGTTCCATCGTTGAAACGATCGGGACGGAACGCTTCTTGAGATTGAAAGTGGGCATTGGAAGGCCTCCCCCCCATCTGGATCCCGCCGACTACGTCCTCGGCCAGTTCGATGAGGCTGAGCGAGGCTCCTTAGAGAAGGTCATCGATCTGGCTGCCGAGGCCTTAAAGGTGATGGTTCTCGAGGGTCTTCAAACGGCGATGAACCGGTACCATAAAATCAGAACAGAGGAGGGTTGA
- the lptF gene encoding LPS export ABC transporter permease LptF yields MNKTASFYLLREISAIFLIGLMTITVILLMDKILKLIELIVTRGVGFSHLLKLLLFISPSFLVFTVPIAFLLATLLAFGRLSGDNEITAFKASGVSLFQLYLPVFLFSVGAFLLTAFLVLYGLPWGNRGFKATLFHLAQSRVDADIKERVFNDAFEGFVIYVDRVPLQGRKIEGILIHDERDKEKIHTIFAQEGFLVNNPNSQEVILRLLKGDIHRYEPKTNTFQRMRFDTYDLRLELSKTFAALGRKLKEHEMSVDEIKSLMAKKRALGEDTTSQEVELQKRYAIPFSCLVFGLLGVPLGIQPRRSGRSYGFLLTLILLLLYYISLTATEIFALKKAIPPFLAGWLPNLCFGALGTYLFIRTAKEVPFRPALYMAEALDWLQRKLKGDRQDV; encoded by the coding sequence ATGAACAAAACCGCCTCCTTTTATCTCCTCCGGGAGATCTCCGCCATCTTTCTCATCGGGCTGATGACCATCACCGTCATCCTCCTCATGGACAAGATCCTGAAGCTGATCGAGCTGATCGTGACCCGGGGGGTTGGCTTTTCTCACCTCCTCAAACTCCTCCTCTTCATCTCTCCCTCCTTTCTCGTCTTTACCGTTCCGATCGCCTTTCTCCTGGCGACCCTTCTGGCCTTCGGGAGATTATCGGGCGATAACGAAATCACCGCTTTCAAGGCCTCTGGGGTGAGCCTCTTTCAGCTCTACCTCCCCGTCTTCCTCTTCTCCGTAGGCGCCTTTCTCCTCACCGCCTTTCTCGTCCTCTACGGACTTCCCTGGGGGAACCGGGGGTTCAAGGCAACCCTCTTTCATCTCGCCCAATCGAGGGTAGATGCGGATATCAAAGAGAGGGTCTTTAACGACGCCTTCGAGGGATTCGTCATTTATGTGGATCGGGTTCCCCTCCAGGGGAGAAAGATCGAGGGGATTCTCATCCACGACGAACGGGATAAAGAGAAGATCCATACGATCTTTGCCCAGGAAGGATTTCTTGTGAACAACCCCAACTCCCAGGAGGTCATCCTTCGCCTCCTGAAGGGAGATATCCACCGGTATGAGCCGAAAACGAACACCTTTCAAAGGATGAGATTCGACACCTACGATCTCAGGCTGGAGCTCTCGAAGACCTTCGCGGCCCTGGGAAGAAAATTGAAAGAGCATGAGATGTCGGTCGATGAGATCAAAAGCCTGATGGCGAAAAAGAGGGCCTTGGGAGAAGATACGACCTCCCAGGAGGTGGAACTTCAGAAACGATATGCCATCCCCTTCTCTTGCCTCGTCTTTGGCCTGCTCGGCGTCCCCCTCGGCATACAGCCCCGTCGGTCCGGCCGATCCTACGGGTTCCTTCTGACCCTGATCCTCCTTTTGCTCTACTATATCTCCCTGACTGCCACCGAAATCTTCGCGCTCAAAAAGGCCATCCCTCCGTTCTTGGCCGGATGGCTTCCCAACCTGTGCTTCGGGGCCCTGGGGACCTATCTCTTCATCCGAACCGCCAAGGAGGTTCCCTTCCGGCCAGCCCTCTATATGGCCGAAGCCCTCGACTGGCTCCAGAGGAAGTTGAAAGGAGACCGGCAGGATGTTTGA
- a CDS encoding 50S ribosomal protein L25/general stress protein Ctc, producing MTERPLLKAELREGTGKGPARKVRAKGMVPAIFYGPKTQSLPLIVDPRALSIALQTEAGGNVLIDLEIQNGEERSRRVVMVKDLQYDHFGRKLLHVDFYEVAMDVMITVEVPIHLVGRPEGTKMGGVLEQVRRTLEIQCLPGDIPKDIEIDVSPLKIGDSIHVRDVQLAKGRILSDPNLTIATVVPPVTEEKKAEEGVPEAGAAAEVKEKEAKEKKE from the coding sequence ATGACGGAACGGCCACTTTTGAAAGCGGAGCTTAGAGAAGGCACGGGAAAAGGCCCGGCCAGAAAGGTGAGGGCGAAAGGCATGGTCCCTGCCATCTTCTACGGCCCAAAAACTCAGAGCCTTCCTCTGATCGTCGATCCGAGGGCCCTGTCCATTGCCCTTCAAACAGAGGCGGGCGGAAATGTCCTGATCGACCTCGAAATCCAAAACGGGGAGGAACGGTCTCGGAGGGTCGTGATGGTCAAAGACCTCCAATACGATCACTTCGGCCGGAAATTGCTCCATGTCGATTTTTACGAGGTGGCGATGGATGTGATGATCACCGTGGAGGTTCCCATCCATCTCGTGGGCCGGCCCGAAGGGACGAAGATGGGGGGAGTCTTGGAGCAGGTTCGGAGGACCCTTGAGATTCAGTGCCTACCCGGAGATATCCCAAAGGACATCGAGATTGACGTAAGCCCGTTGAAGATCGGCGATTCGATCCACGTCCGGGATGTTCAGCTGGCCAAGGGGAGGATCCTCTCGGACCCCAACCTCACGATCGCGACGGTGGTTCCGCCCGTCACCGAGGAGAAGAAGGCGGAAGAGGGGGTTCCGGAGGCTGGGGCCGCTGCAGAGGTAAAGGAAAAGGAGGCCAAGGAGAAGAAAGAGTAG